The window CAACCGGTCGGGCGCGATGACAAGCAGCGCTGCGCCGTAGAACGCGATGCCCGCTGTCACCGTGATCGCCAGCGCCGCTAGATCGGGCAGCGGCGGCAGGATGTGCAGCAGCAATGCCGCGCCTCCCGCCATGATCAGCGCAGCGACCGCAGGCGGCCACACCGCGCGCGCCAGAGCGCCGAGCCGCAGGCCCAGCAGACCGCCCGACAGCCGGATCGTGACCGCGGTCAGAACCGCCATTCCGCCGACCCAGCCCCAGGCAAAACCCATCAGCCCGAAATGCGATCCGATGAAATAGGCCGCGGTCATCACCGCGCTACCGATCATCGTGATCCTGAGCGCCGCCATCGGCACGCCGCGCGCATTGGTGGCGGGCGCGAACAGGATTTGCAGCGTCATCATCACCATCGCCGCCGACATGATCGGCAGCAGCGGCACGATTTCGAGCCATTGTCGCCCAAGCAGCACCGGGACGAGCACCGGCGCGACCACCGCCAGCCCGGCATAGGCGGGCAGAGCGATCAGCATCACCAGCCGGATCGTCGCCAAGAGAGCGCCCGCGCCCAGATCGCTCGCCGCGCCCTCGGCATGCTGGCGCGCATAGGCGGCGTAGGCGACCTCGTTGATCGGCGGCACGAATTTGCCGGCAAGCAATTGCGCGAGGAATAGGCCGGTGGTGTAAACGCCCAGTTCGTGCGGGTCGAGCACGCGGCCCGCGATCATCACGTCGGCCTGGCTCTGGACGAACCAGAACAGCTGCGTTGCGGTCATCACCCCGCCGAACCCGGCGATGTGGCCCGCACCGGCAAAGCGAAAAACGGGGATCAGCGGTGCGCGCGCGACGCGGACCATGCCGATCGC is drawn from Erythrobacter neustonensis and contains these coding sequences:
- a CDS encoding lipopolysaccharide biosynthesis protein — translated: MADGVPPAPPRSSLAAQVRTAVIWRSGSQIGTQIVSWASTLIVIRLLAPQDYGLFAMAQVMLVLLNTMNGYGLASALIREEEVSDERLRQTLGMLMLLNGGLALIQFLAAPLVAAWFEQPMVANLLRVQSLLYFTIPFTALSHAILSRRMDFRRPAQVRLVAAIAGAGTALAGALSGWGVWTLVAAPLAMLTTEAIGMVRVARAPLIPVFRFAGAGHIAGFGGVMTATQLFWFVQSQADVMIAGRVLDPHELGVYTTGLFLAQLLAGKFVPPINEVAYAAYARQHAEGAASDLGAGALLATIRLVMLIALPAYAGLAVVAPVLVPVLLGRQWLEIVPLLPIMSAAMVMMTLQILFAPATNARGVPMAALRITMIGSAVMTAAYFIGSHFGLMGFAWGWVGGMAVLTAVTIRLSGGLLGLRLGALARAVWPPAVAALIMAGGAALLLHILPPLPDLAALAITVTAGIAFYGAALLVIAPDRLSEALSFLRNRGESEPAPPPAPAPAE